Proteins encoded within one genomic window of Eurosta solidaginis isolate ZX-2024a chromosome 1, ASM4086904v1, whole genome shotgun sequence:
- the Nep4 gene encoding neprilysin-4 isoform X3 yields the protein MILLPVTLALILLMRMDNMLTALRLQKEQQQLQQHKYPAYLDDISFNLLPNKDDFIEDIVNEQFILPSDIEKRQLNEEKRIKRCITFKFGLSETTEVEDRDIMKDARTSFLPQGTTAIPRECLDKLSSIKTDGSFVSDAVEEMLRRRLRRTSGDNTDADQSRIILVKNVGRNINSDSGSHETSSDENPLSEEEVRLFGATSALQTFWNEEGTKESIRDAQAKTMRKYMDTRVNPCTDFYKYACGNWERLHPIPKDKAGFDTFEMLRENLDVVLRELLESKKDAGTAASHKKVIDIQHNNYEHRIETNADIIKSGSPVPGTVAVVNEKTDISKSDQDELKEKVVRLRRHIVQHRDTLGLILRRYKRQKVAINKRKRLMSLFGGGHFSPEDVSTTEYFDTNDAQLKAKYLYQSCINTNLLQRRGIKPLLKLIENLGGWPVLNPNWKSQDFDWLNLTAQLRRYNNDILIVEWVGPDIKNSDENIIQFDQTSLGLPTREYFLQDMNARYLTAYQLFMSDIMQKLGAPRDRAIKTAAEVVAFETRLASITAPAEQRLNVTKLYNRLTLKQLNQAVPEINWLRYLSTLQDRTVRDSEEVVIYALDYMNDLVRLLRTTDTSTVSNYLLWRFVRHRINNVDDRFEDTKQNFYHSLFGREESPLRWKVCIAQVNTNMGMALGSMFVRKYFDENSKRDTLKMTHELQQAFREILSNTDWLDTNTKHLAELKVNAMSLKIGYPDFILNPTELNEKYTGIRIHPDRYFENTLAVLLHTARTEQNKLQESVNKTAWQTAPAIVNAYYSRNKNQIMFPAGILQPPFYHRHFPRSLNFGGIGVVIGHELTHGFDDKGRLFDRNGSIHKWWTDASIKGFDERARCIIAQYSNYTVGEVGISLNGESTQGENIADNGGLRQAFHAYKAWLKNNPQAAADERLPGIDMTGEQLFFLNFGQVWCGAMRPEAVRNKLNTAIHSPGRFRVIGTLSNSKDFAREFKCPEGSPMNPVHKCSVW from the exons A TGATATTATTGCCAGTAACACTTGCATTAATTCTCTTAATGCGTATGGACAATATGCTAACTGCGCTTCGACTGCAAAAAGAACAACAGCAATTACAGCAACATAAATATCCGGCATATTTAGACGATATAAGTTTTAATTTGCTGCCTAATAAGGATGATTTTATCGAGGATATAGTCAATGAACAATTTATACTGCCCTCAGATATTGAGAAGAGACAGTTAAATGAAGAGAAGCGAATCAaacgttgtataacctttaagtTTGGTTTAAGTGAAACAACAGAAGTAGAGGACAGGGATATAATGAAGGATGCGCGAACCTCTTTTCTACCACAAGGTACTACAGCAATACCTCGCGAATGCTTAGATAAACTAAGTTCGATCAAAACCGATGGCAGTTTTGTAAGCGATGCAGTTGAGGAAATGTTACGTAGACGTTTACGTCGTACTTCCGGTGATAACACTGATGCAGATCAATCTAGAATAATTTTAGTGAAAAACGTTGGACGCAATATTAACTCAGATTCTGGTTCGCATGAAACAAGCAGTGATGAAAATCCTCTTAGTGAAGAGGAAGTGCGACTTTTTGGTGCTACGTCAGCGTTACAGACATTCTGGAATGAGGAGGGTACAAAAGAGAGTATACGAGATGCTCAGGCTAAAACAATGAGAAAATACATGGATACACGTGTGAATCCATGTACAGATTTCTATAAGTATGCCTGCGGTAATTGGGAGCGTCTACATCCCATACCCAAGGACAAGGCTGGCTTTGACACCTTTGAAATGTTGCGTGAAAATCTCGATGTTGTACTAAGAGAACTATTGGAATCCAAAAAAGATGCAGGAACAGCGGCATCACATAAAAAGGTTATAGATATTCAGCATAACAATTACGAGCATAGAATAGAAACAAATGCTGATATAATAAAATCAGGATCGCCTGTTCCTGGTACCGTAGCAGTTGTGAATGAAAAAACAGATATATCGAAATCGGATCAGGATGAACTAAAAGAGAAAGTTGTGCGCCTACGACGCCACATCGTTCAACATAGGGATACCCTAGGCCTAATACTTCGTCGTTATAAACGTCAAAAGGTTgcaataaacaaacgaaaacgtTTGATGAGTCTCTTTGGAGGGGGTCACTTTTCACCAGAGGATGTAAGCACAACCGAATATTTCGATACAAATGATGCCCAACTGAAAGCTAAGTATCTTTATCAGTCTTGTATAAATACAAATCTTCTTCAAAGGCGTGGCATTAAACCTTTGCTAAAATTGATAGAAAATCTGGGTGGATGGCCAGTATTAAATCCAAACTGGAAATCACAAGATTTTGATTGGCTTAATTTAACAGCGCAGCTACGTCGTTACAATAACGATATTCTTATTGTCGAGTGGGTAGGTCCCGATATAAAAAACTCCGATGAAAATATTATACAATTTGATCAAACTAGTCTTGGTTTACCAACACGTGAATATTTCCTGCAAGACATGAATGCGCGCTATTTAACGGCATATCAATTGTTTATGTCTGATATAATGCAGAAGTTGGGTGCACCACGCGATCGTGCTATTAAAACAGCTGCTGAAGTTGTGGCTTTCGAAACGCGACTCGCATCGATAACTGCACCGGCGGAACAACGTTTAAATGTAACCAAACTATATAATCGATTGACTCTTAAACAATTAAATCAGGCTGTACCGGAAATAAACTGGCTGCGTTACCTAAGTACACTGCAAGATCGTACCGTACGCGACTCTGAAGAGGTGGTCATTTATGCATTAGATTATATGAATGATCTTGTGAGATTACTTCGTACAACCGACACCAGTACTGTCTCTAATTATTTACTTTGGCGTTTTGTGCGCCATCGCATTAATAACGTTGATGATCGTTTTGaggatacaaaacaaaatttttaccaTTCACTATTTGGCCGCGAAGAGAGTCCATTACGTTGGAAAGTCTGCATTGCACAAGTAAATACAAATATGGGCATGGCCTTGGGTTCAATGTTTGTGCGGAAATATTTCGATGAGAATAGTAAACGCGATACACTTAAAATGACACATGAGCTGCAACAAGCTTTTCGTGAAATATTAAGCAACACAGACTGGCTTGACACGAACACGAAGCACTTAGCTGAACTCAAGGTAAACGCCATGTCGCTAAAAATCGGCTATCCAGATTTTATACTTAATCCTACCGAGCTTAACGAGAAATATACAGGTATACGAATACATCCTGATCgttactttgaaaatactttagCCGTTCTGTTACATACGGCCAGAACGGAACAAAACAAGCTACAAGAATCGGTAAATAAAACAGCTTGGCAAACAGCACCAGCAATTGTGAATGCCTACTATAGTCGCAATAAGAACCAAATTATGTTTCCGGCTGGGATACTCCAACCACCTTTTTATCATCGCCATTTCCCACGATCATTAAATTTTGGTGGAATTGGAGTAGTAATTGGTCATGAACTGACTCATGGCTTTGACGATAAGGGTCGGCTATTTGATCGTAATGGCAGCATACATAAATGGTGGACAGACGCATCAATTAAAGGCTTTGATGAACGAGCACGTTGCATAATTGCCCAGTACAGCAATTATACAGTTGGGGAGGTTGGCATATCGCTAAATGGCGAGAGCACACAAG GGGAAAACATTGCTGATAATGGCGGGTTACGGCAAGCATTCCATGCATATAAGGCTTGGCTGAAAAATAATCCTCAGGCTGCTGCCGACGAGCGCCTTCCCGGTATCGATATGACTGGCGAACAACTTTTCTTTCTCAATTTCGGACAAGTATGGTGCGGTGCAATGCGACCGGAAGCGGTTCGCAACAAACTGAACACAGCGATACATAGTCCCGGTAGATTTCGTGTTATTGGAACGCTTTCTAACTCTAAAGATTTTGCTAGAGAATTCAAATGCCCTGAAGGTTCACCCATGAATCCAGTTCATAAATGTAGTGTGTGGTAG
- the Nep4 gene encoding neprilysin-4 isoform X1, protein MNKNSYLDSVKILSGKPYPLPHVHSSSSQDASRSIRLNRGLGLGINEQSGRLQWCPGVTCCKLLIIIPVILLPVTLALILLMRMDNMLTALRLQKEQQQLQQHKYPAYLDDISFNLLPNKDDFIEDIVNEQFILPSDIEKRQLNEEKRIKRCITFKFGLSETTEVEDRDIMKDARTSFLPQGTTAIPRECLDKLSSIKTDGSFVSDAVEEMLRRRLRRTSGDNTDADQSRIILVKNVGRNINSDSGSHETSSDENPLSEEEVRLFGATSALQTFWNEEGTKESIRDAQAKTMRKYMDTRVNPCTDFYKYACGNWERLHPIPKDKAGFDTFEMLRENLDVVLRELLESKKDAGTAASHKKVIDIQHNNYEHRIETNADIIKSGSPVPGTVAVVNEKTDISKSDQDELKEKVVRLRRHIVQHRDTLGLILRRYKRQKVAINKRKRLMSLFGGGHFSPEDVSTTEYFDTNDAQLKAKYLYQSCINTNLLQRRGIKPLLKLIENLGGWPVLNPNWKSQDFDWLNLTAQLRRYNNDILIVEWVGPDIKNSDENIIQFDQTSLGLPTREYFLQDMNARYLTAYQLFMSDIMQKLGAPRDRAIKTAAEVVAFETRLASITAPAEQRLNVTKLYNRLTLKQLNQAVPEINWLRYLSTLQDRTVRDSEEVVIYALDYMNDLVRLLRTTDTSTVSNYLLWRFVRHRINNVDDRFEDTKQNFYHSLFGREESPLRWKVCIAQVNTNMGMALGSMFVRKYFDENSKRDTLKMTHELQQAFREILSNTDWLDTNTKHLAELKVNAMSLKIGYPDFILNPTELNEKYTGIRIHPDRYFENTLAVLLHTARTEQNKLQESVNKTAWQTAPAIVNAYYSRNKNQIMFPAGILQPPFYHRHFPRSLNFGGIGVVIGHELTHGFDDKGRLFDRNGSIHKWWTDASIKGFDERARCIIAQYSNYTVGEVGISLNGESTQGENIADNGGLRQAFHAYKAWLKNNPQAAADERLPGIDMTGEQLFFLNFGQVWCGAMRPEAVRNKLNTAIHSPGRFRVIGTLSNSKDFAREFKCPEGSPMNPVHKCSVW, encoded by the exons ATGAATAAAAATTCATATTTGGACTCGGTAAAAATCCTGTCCGGAAAGCCATATCCTTTACCACATGTACATAGCTCCAGTAGTCAGGACGCATCTAGAAGTATACGTCTTAATCGAGGTCTGGGTCTCGGTATCAATGAGCAAAGTGGACGCTTACAATGGTGTCCTGGTGTAACATGTTGTAAGCTTTTGATTATCATTCCAGTGATATTATTGCCAGTAACACTTGCATTAATTCTCTTAATGCGTATGGACAATATGCTAACTGCGCTTCGACTGCAAAAAGAACAACAGCAATTACAGCAACATAAATATCCGGCATATTTAGACGATATAAGTTTTAATTTGCTGCCTAATAAGGATGATTTTATCGAGGATATAGTCAATGAACAATTTATACTGCCCTCAGATATTGAGAAGAGACAGTTAAATGAAGAGAAGCGAATCAaacgttgtataacctttaagtTTGGTTTAAGTGAAACAACAGAAGTAGAGGACAGGGATATAATGAAGGATGCGCGAACCTCTTTTCTACCACAAGGTACTACAGCAATACCTCGCGAATGCTTAGATAAACTAAGTTCGATCAAAACCGATGGCAGTTTTGTAAGCGATGCAGTTGAGGAAATGTTACGTAGACGTTTACGTCGTACTTCCGGTGATAACACTGATGCAGATCAATCTAGAATAATTTTAGTGAAAAACGTTGGACGCAATATTAACTCAGATTCTGGTTCGCATGAAACAAGCAGTGATGAAAATCCTCTTAGTGAAGAGGAAGTGCGACTTTTTGGTGCTACGTCAGCGTTACAGACATTCTGGAATGAGGAGGGTACAAAAGAGAGTATACGAGATGCTCAGGCTAAAACAATGAGAAAATACATGGATACACGTGTGAATCCATGTACAGATTTCTATAAGTATGCCTGCGGTAATTGGGAGCGTCTACATCCCATACCCAAGGACAAGGCTGGCTTTGACACCTTTGAAATGTTGCGTGAAAATCTCGATGTTGTACTAAGAGAACTATTGGAATCCAAAAAAGATGCAGGAACAGCGGCATCACATAAAAAGGTTATAGATATTCAGCATAACAATTACGAGCATAGAATAGAAACAAATGCTGATATAATAAAATCAGGATCGCCTGTTCCTGGTACCGTAGCAGTTGTGAATGAAAAAACAGATATATCGAAATCGGATCAGGATGAACTAAAAGAGAAAGTTGTGCGCCTACGACGCCACATCGTTCAACATAGGGATACCCTAGGCCTAATACTTCGTCGTTATAAACGTCAAAAGGTTgcaataaacaaacgaaaacgtTTGATGAGTCTCTTTGGAGGGGGTCACTTTTCACCAGAGGATGTAAGCACAACCGAATATTTCGATACAAATGATGCCCAACTGAAAGCTAAGTATCTTTATCAGTCTTGTATAAATACAAATCTTCTTCAAAGGCGTGGCATTAAACCTTTGCTAAAATTGATAGAAAATCTGGGTGGATGGCCAGTATTAAATCCAAACTGGAAATCACAAGATTTTGATTGGCTTAATTTAACAGCGCAGCTACGTCGTTACAATAACGATATTCTTATTGTCGAGTGGGTAGGTCCCGATATAAAAAACTCCGATGAAAATATTATACAATTTGATCAAACTAGTCTTGGTTTACCAACACGTGAATATTTCCTGCAAGACATGAATGCGCGCTATTTAACGGCATATCAATTGTTTATGTCTGATATAATGCAGAAGTTGGGTGCACCACGCGATCGTGCTATTAAAACAGCTGCTGAAGTTGTGGCTTTCGAAACGCGACTCGCATCGATAACTGCACCGGCGGAACAACGTTTAAATGTAACCAAACTATATAATCGATTGACTCTTAAACAATTAAATCAGGCTGTACCGGAAATAAACTGGCTGCGTTACCTAAGTACACTGCAAGATCGTACCGTACGCGACTCTGAAGAGGTGGTCATTTATGCATTAGATTATATGAATGATCTTGTGAGATTACTTCGTACAACCGACACCAGTACTGTCTCTAATTATTTACTTTGGCGTTTTGTGCGCCATCGCATTAATAACGTTGATGATCGTTTTGaggatacaaaacaaaatttttaccaTTCACTATTTGGCCGCGAAGAGAGTCCATTACGTTGGAAAGTCTGCATTGCACAAGTAAATACAAATATGGGCATGGCCTTGGGTTCAATGTTTGTGCGGAAATATTTCGATGAGAATAGTAAACGCGATACACTTAAAATGACACATGAGCTGCAACAAGCTTTTCGTGAAATATTAAGCAACACAGACTGGCTTGACACGAACACGAAGCACTTAGCTGAACTCAAGGTAAACGCCATGTCGCTAAAAATCGGCTATCCAGATTTTATACTTAATCCTACCGAGCTTAACGAGAAATATACAGGTATACGAATACATCCTGATCgttactttgaaaatactttagCCGTTCTGTTACATACGGCCAGAACGGAACAAAACAAGCTACAAGAATCGGTAAATAAAACAGCTTGGCAAACAGCACCAGCAATTGTGAATGCCTACTATAGTCGCAATAAGAACCAAATTATGTTTCCGGCTGGGATACTCCAACCACCTTTTTATCATCGCCATTTCCCACGATCATTAAATTTTGGTGGAATTGGAGTAGTAATTGGTCATGAACTGACTCATGGCTTTGACGATAAGGGTCGGCTATTTGATCGTAATGGCAGCATACATAAATGGTGGACAGACGCATCAATTAAAGGCTTTGATGAACGAGCACGTTGCATAATTGCCCAGTACAGCAATTATACAGTTGGGGAGGTTGGCATATCGCTAAATGGCGAGAGCACACAAG GGGAAAACATTGCTGATAATGGCGGGTTACGGCAAGCATTCCATGCATATAAGGCTTGGCTGAAAAATAATCCTCAGGCTGCTGCCGACGAGCGCCTTCCCGGTATCGATATGACTGGCGAACAACTTTTCTTTCTCAATTTCGGACAAGTATGGTGCGGTGCAATGCGACCGGAAGCGGTTCGCAACAAACTGAACACAGCGATACATAGTCCCGGTAGATTTCGTGTTATTGGAACGCTTTCTAACTCTAAAGATTTTGCTAGAGAATTCAAATGCCCTGAAGGTTCACCCATGAATCCAGTTCATAAATGTAGTGTGTGGTAG
- the Nep4 gene encoding neprilysin-4 isoform X2: MLILLPVTLALILLMRMDNMLTALRLQKEQQQLQQHKYPAYLDDISFNLLPNKDDFIEDIVNEQFILPSDIEKRQLNEEKRIKRCITFKFGLSETTEVEDRDIMKDARTSFLPQGTTAIPRECLDKLSSIKTDGSFVSDAVEEMLRRRLRRTSGDNTDADQSRIILVKNVGRNINSDSGSHETSSDENPLSEEEVRLFGATSALQTFWNEEGTKESIRDAQAKTMRKYMDTRVNPCTDFYKYACGNWERLHPIPKDKAGFDTFEMLRENLDVVLRELLESKKDAGTAASHKKVIDIQHNNYEHRIETNADIIKSGSPVPGTVAVVNEKTDISKSDQDELKEKVVRLRRHIVQHRDTLGLILRRYKRQKVAINKRKRLMSLFGGGHFSPEDVSTTEYFDTNDAQLKAKYLYQSCINTNLLQRRGIKPLLKLIENLGGWPVLNPNWKSQDFDWLNLTAQLRRYNNDILIVEWVGPDIKNSDENIIQFDQTSLGLPTREYFLQDMNARYLTAYQLFMSDIMQKLGAPRDRAIKTAAEVVAFETRLASITAPAEQRLNVTKLYNRLTLKQLNQAVPEINWLRYLSTLQDRTVRDSEEVVIYALDYMNDLVRLLRTTDTSTVSNYLLWRFVRHRINNVDDRFEDTKQNFYHSLFGREESPLRWKVCIAQVNTNMGMALGSMFVRKYFDENSKRDTLKMTHELQQAFREILSNTDWLDTNTKHLAELKVNAMSLKIGYPDFILNPTELNEKYTGIRIHPDRYFENTLAVLLHTARTEQNKLQESVNKTAWQTAPAIVNAYYSRNKNQIMFPAGILQPPFYHRHFPRSLNFGGIGVVIGHELTHGFDDKGRLFDRNGSIHKWWTDASIKGFDERARCIIAQYSNYTVGEVGISLNGESTQGENIADNGGLRQAFHAYKAWLKNNPQAAADERLPGIDMTGEQLFFLNFGQVWCGAMRPEAVRNKLNTAIHSPGRFRVIGTLSNSKDFAREFKCPEGSPMNPVHKCSVW, from the exons atgt TGATATTATTGCCAGTAACACTTGCATTAATTCTCTTAATGCGTATGGACAATATGCTAACTGCGCTTCGACTGCAAAAAGAACAACAGCAATTACAGCAACATAAATATCCGGCATATTTAGACGATATAAGTTTTAATTTGCTGCCTAATAAGGATGATTTTATCGAGGATATAGTCAATGAACAATTTATACTGCCCTCAGATATTGAGAAGAGACAGTTAAATGAAGAGAAGCGAATCAaacgttgtataacctttaagtTTGGTTTAAGTGAAACAACAGAAGTAGAGGACAGGGATATAATGAAGGATGCGCGAACCTCTTTTCTACCACAAGGTACTACAGCAATACCTCGCGAATGCTTAGATAAACTAAGTTCGATCAAAACCGATGGCAGTTTTGTAAGCGATGCAGTTGAGGAAATGTTACGTAGACGTTTACGTCGTACTTCCGGTGATAACACTGATGCAGATCAATCTAGAATAATTTTAGTGAAAAACGTTGGACGCAATATTAACTCAGATTCTGGTTCGCATGAAACAAGCAGTGATGAAAATCCTCTTAGTGAAGAGGAAGTGCGACTTTTTGGTGCTACGTCAGCGTTACAGACATTCTGGAATGAGGAGGGTACAAAAGAGAGTATACGAGATGCTCAGGCTAAAACAATGAGAAAATACATGGATACACGTGTGAATCCATGTACAGATTTCTATAAGTATGCCTGCGGTAATTGGGAGCGTCTACATCCCATACCCAAGGACAAGGCTGGCTTTGACACCTTTGAAATGTTGCGTGAAAATCTCGATGTTGTACTAAGAGAACTATTGGAATCCAAAAAAGATGCAGGAACAGCGGCATCACATAAAAAGGTTATAGATATTCAGCATAACAATTACGAGCATAGAATAGAAACAAATGCTGATATAATAAAATCAGGATCGCCTGTTCCTGGTACCGTAGCAGTTGTGAATGAAAAAACAGATATATCGAAATCGGATCAGGATGAACTAAAAGAGAAAGTTGTGCGCCTACGACGCCACATCGTTCAACATAGGGATACCCTAGGCCTAATACTTCGTCGTTATAAACGTCAAAAGGTTgcaataaacaaacgaaaacgtTTGATGAGTCTCTTTGGAGGGGGTCACTTTTCACCAGAGGATGTAAGCACAACCGAATATTTCGATACAAATGATGCCCAACTGAAAGCTAAGTATCTTTATCAGTCTTGTATAAATACAAATCTTCTTCAAAGGCGTGGCATTAAACCTTTGCTAAAATTGATAGAAAATCTGGGTGGATGGCCAGTATTAAATCCAAACTGGAAATCACAAGATTTTGATTGGCTTAATTTAACAGCGCAGCTACGTCGTTACAATAACGATATTCTTATTGTCGAGTGGGTAGGTCCCGATATAAAAAACTCCGATGAAAATATTATACAATTTGATCAAACTAGTCTTGGTTTACCAACACGTGAATATTTCCTGCAAGACATGAATGCGCGCTATTTAACGGCATATCAATTGTTTATGTCTGATATAATGCAGAAGTTGGGTGCACCACGCGATCGTGCTATTAAAACAGCTGCTGAAGTTGTGGCTTTCGAAACGCGACTCGCATCGATAACTGCACCGGCGGAACAACGTTTAAATGTAACCAAACTATATAATCGATTGACTCTTAAACAATTAAATCAGGCTGTACCGGAAATAAACTGGCTGCGTTACCTAAGTACACTGCAAGATCGTACCGTACGCGACTCTGAAGAGGTGGTCATTTATGCATTAGATTATATGAATGATCTTGTGAGATTACTTCGTACAACCGACACCAGTACTGTCTCTAATTATTTACTTTGGCGTTTTGTGCGCCATCGCATTAATAACGTTGATGATCGTTTTGaggatacaaaacaaaatttttaccaTTCACTATTTGGCCGCGAAGAGAGTCCATTACGTTGGAAAGTCTGCATTGCACAAGTAAATACAAATATGGGCATGGCCTTGGGTTCAATGTTTGTGCGGAAATATTTCGATGAGAATAGTAAACGCGATACACTTAAAATGACACATGAGCTGCAACAAGCTTTTCGTGAAATATTAAGCAACACAGACTGGCTTGACACGAACACGAAGCACTTAGCTGAACTCAAGGTAAACGCCATGTCGCTAAAAATCGGCTATCCAGATTTTATACTTAATCCTACCGAGCTTAACGAGAAATATACAGGTATACGAATACATCCTGATCgttactttgaaaatactttagCCGTTCTGTTACATACGGCCAGAACGGAACAAAACAAGCTACAAGAATCGGTAAATAAAACAGCTTGGCAAACAGCACCAGCAATTGTGAATGCCTACTATAGTCGCAATAAGAACCAAATTATGTTTCCGGCTGGGATACTCCAACCACCTTTTTATCATCGCCATTTCCCACGATCATTAAATTTTGGTGGAATTGGAGTAGTAATTGGTCATGAACTGACTCATGGCTTTGACGATAAGGGTCGGCTATTTGATCGTAATGGCAGCATACATAAATGGTGGACAGACGCATCAATTAAAGGCTTTGATGAACGAGCACGTTGCATAATTGCCCAGTACAGCAATTATACAGTTGGGGAGGTTGGCATATCGCTAAATGGCGAGAGCACACAAG GGGAAAACATTGCTGATAATGGCGGGTTACGGCAAGCATTCCATGCATATAAGGCTTGGCTGAAAAATAATCCTCAGGCTGCTGCCGACGAGCGCCTTCCCGGTATCGATATGACTGGCGAACAACTTTTCTTTCTCAATTTCGGACAAGTATGGTGCGGTGCAATGCGACCGGAAGCGGTTCGCAACAAACTGAACACAGCGATACATAGTCCCGGTAGATTTCGTGTTATTGGAACGCTTTCTAACTCTAAAGATTTTGCTAGAGAATTCAAATGCCCTGAAGGTTCACCCATGAATCCAGTTCATAAATGTAGTGTGTGGTAG